DNA sequence from the Coffea arabica cultivar ET-39 chromosome 11c, Coffea Arabica ET-39 HiFi, whole genome shotgun sequence genome:
ATACAGGTTGTGGGTCCCTAAGACTTGAATTCCTAGTTCTTCCCTCCAACCGGTACCCTATAAATACCATCTCCCCCCTCCAAAACAAGTAAGAGTACTATTATATTCAAATCaattagtattattattttctctcACTAAACTGACTTGACCGCCGGAGTGATCTCAGGGGAAAAAGCACTGCCTCTTACTTCGGTCAGGAAGATTACAGCACAAAGTCACCTCGTTTAAGAGGGAACCGTATTAGGTTAGCTCAGCTACCTATCCAGAAATCACCTCTTCAGGGTACAACTAAATTTTGCTTGTGTTTTAGTGGAATTACATAAAAGCCCTTCTAATCATTTAATTGTATTAACATCCAAATCTCTTAATTTCCTAAAGCCTTTTTCAGCAGTTATTTGGTTTCTTATGATATATAGATATTAAGACACAATTAATGCCAATTAGTAGAGAAGTTTGGTTTCTTGGCCATTACCCCCATCTGCTcaaattcatttcatatattTACAGATTTTTCCCACCACAATCATGTAGCCCATTGAATTTGGATGTTGCTACATTAGCTACTCATCTTTTCCATTTTGCAACACCTTTTTCAATAGGTATATTTTCTTTAGTCAATCTACTTTTCGGTTGTAAGAAATCTCAATAGGTATACTTTCTTTAACCAATCTACTTTTTGGTTGTAAGAAATCTGTAATCTTGCAAGTTGTATGTGCgataattttttattgttttaattcAATTATCCATGTTAGATAGGCATGATAGAGAGGAGCTCACAtttgttaattattatttgtggtttaaagtaagtttatcatcataaattttCTCATATGCAGATTGAAtctacttttgttgttttaactattagttatgataattttcaaattgtttgctattttattgatgattctatttaggcaattttttcacttcatttgattTGTCAATAGGTTTAGCTATCTACTTAAAACTATTTGGCCACAAATCTAAAGTATGTACttcattacttttaattgttttcttgaattgagtGGTCTAAGATGTTTTAGTACTTTATTTGATGTGGTTATTCCTCTAAATTAGCATGTTAGTTGTTGTATATTtttgcaactaggtcaaaaattgaTGTTTCGTGATTGTAATCCCTATCGAAAAGGAGATGCTTTGCTATATGTTCTAAATCATACAATAAATCATAATTGATTGATTGGTCAATGTGAAGGTCTCGTGATGATATGTCCTTGGAATCAATATAAATTCAAGAATTTGGCTTGCAAGAACCGAAATTTCACTAGCAATGATTTTCTTCAAGTATGCTAATTGTTCAAATCTCACTTGTTTGACAAGATAATATGGTGAATTGCCCTTATatcaaaattaaattcaaactaaacaacaaattttaatatttataatgtTCATAAGCAGATATAAGTAAGTCTTTTAGTTTATTAGGTTTGATGCAAAGTAGTTGATCGCATATTATAATTCTATTTCATTgtgtattatattttttaactcagcatgtaatttatgatttttctgtttaatatcacataacaaaattgtcatacttcaattcttatactacaaaatatcaaataataattattaatcaTCTTTAATTACAGGCACTAAACTCTCGCACGTCGCGCGGGCTTTTCTCCCTAGTATTATTGATAAAATGACAAGATACAAACATTATTTGAACATTTAGTCGTGCCATATTCAAGATTAACACTAGTTAATAAGAAACATAGTAGTGATCAATCTTATCCAATCCAGACACCCTTCACTTAACAAGTCCCAAGTTGAGGATGCCCCAAGAAGTATTGGGCCATGATTTTTCCTTGCCCTTCATCACCAAAACTCTAGCCCATGCAACCCATCCTTCCCAAGTCATCCTCTTATCCCAAGGACTTCCCCACTCCAATATCATTCTCAGCCCCTTCTCAGCTTCTTTTTCACCCTCCTCAAACTTCCCTTTGCTCAAGTAAATCTGACCCAAAACCACATGAGGCTCTCCAACAAAAGGGTTCTTCTCAATTGCCCTTATCAACAACTCCACAGCTCTCTGTAACCCAACCTTTTCTGCTTCACAAACAGCCTCCCAATACAGCTCCCTCCCAATTTTCTGCTCTTCTGCATCCAAGACCCTTGTGCAGTTCTCAAATACAGGTGGGATCACTAGCTCAAGCTCTTCATCTCTATCATCTGCTAAAACAATAACccctccattatttcttctcCTTTGCTCAAGGATAATCTCCTCTTCTCTCACAATCAAGGTGTATAGCGCACCCATCCTCGATATTGAATTCAGCCATAATCCCGGCTTGCCATCACCTGGCCATAGACCATAGAAATTATTGCCTGAGAATTCTAAACGGCCATTGGAATTCTCAAACAAAACATCCTGAAAACAGAACAGCTGGTCGGAAAAATCTGCCATTGTCATCAGGAGAAACACAGCTACCAATCTTCGCGAAACCGGAACTTCTTCGCCTGTTTTGATATGCTTCACTACTACCCCATCAGCAGGCAGAACAGAGTTGAGTTTTCGTCTCCAACTTTCGTCCTCGTTGAACAAATCTTTTTCCTTCGCATTCCTCAGAGAAATCTCCGAAAACTTGAGGTGTTCGACCAATTCTTGATCGTTATAATGAAATAGAAGATCATCATGGATCAAAGGCTGACGAGGGACGATGCAGAACATGTGGATTAGCCTCTCAGCAGCTTCTCCGACGTGGGAACGAACTACATCCCGACCGGTGGACGGATCAAAGATGGCAAGATTGACATAGGAATTGGAATAAGCAGAGTGAAAGAGCCCACAAAGGCAAACAGCATCAGGGGCTTTCCACAGCTTGAGAATGCGATATATGTCAACCAAAtgttcaagaaaacttccatgCTTGTGCCAGCACTCGCCTGCCCCAACTGAGCGCAGGACTGAGACTAGAGAAGGAAGGTTTTTGTCGACGTTTTCGAGCTCTCCACGGAGGAAAGGACGGGCGAGTTGCAGAAGGTCATGGAGATATTTATCTTCTGATGGAGATGGGGTAGAAGGCATGGTGGCTGGAATTTTGTGGAGATCGGCTAAAGATTTTGAGTGCCGAACTCAGACACGAATTGGGAAGAGCAAGTGGTGATGCACTGATGCTGGTATGAAAGGGGGACACGAGAAGAATTTGGACTATATGAAAATCATCCAAACCGTAAAAAGATAAGGTTTGACTTGCTTAATGAATGCAAAAGGACACGCATGATGACGTGGAGGTAGGTGCCACCCCATTAAAACAGAGACATCTGCTCCACTATCTTGAATTGTCTCTGAAAAAGTTGAGTGATAATTTAGGTTACGTTACGTTAGCTTAAAAAAAAGTACTTAGAATAAAGTGATTTACTATACTAAGCACAGCACTAAACTCGGtacttatttcttttcttaaaagaaattaaaaaaatgttgCAGGAGATTATGCGATGTGATGATTTACCCAGTGTTTTAAATTCGAACCATTTAGTGAACTGAGGGTGCGTTTGGTTCTACAGAATTGGaattgaattgaaattgaaattggaATTCTATAGAATTAGAATTCTTGAATTGGAATTCCAAAACATTGGAATTCTTTTGTTTGGGTAATGCATAGAATTGATACATAATtcatttggaattccaaattctTTGTTTGGATGGGAGAAGAATTCATTAAAAATTAGAATTGTTTCCAACTAACATTTTCTTAcataaaaaaattctttttttttactatataataattttttaacatttAGCTAATTGTTACTAAAGCTTTAAGGAAAAAGCCAATTAGtgcctttaataatttattttttcttgcatttaactAATTTTTACTAAagctttaaagaaaaaaaacaaattagttccttttctgcaaaaaaaaaaaatattcttgtttttttcttaattaaattatattaaataaaaaataattgtatATTCTAACTTAAAATGTAGTTAATATTTATCAAGTTAAAACCTTGATACTTTTTTTAAAGTTAAGAactttaaattttagaaaatcaaaTGACTACTCTATGATATGAATAAGGAAGGAAATTCATAACTTGTACCTATTATAAATGTTTGAACTTTGTATCTTACAAGAAATTTTAATAGATGAATATGCAAACAAAGTAATTTtagccaaaagaaaaaagagaaagaaaaacacaaTTTTACATTactactattttttaataaatggtCATTCTAATATTAAATTAAATTCGAATAGGTTCCTATCAAATTTCAACTTCATGATGGTCTTGTCTAATTTGATAGTCAATAAACATTGCTGGTGCTAAAGCATTCCTAAGAATACTCCGCCGGGGAAGAATTCCAGTGATTTCCGACAGCGCAATCCATTTCACCATTGCCCAAAGACACCATTATTAAATCCTCCACTCCCTTGCAGAATTCTTGCTTGTTATTTAGCACGTGAGTGATAGCTGCAGCCGTTGGATTGCTCATGGCCACCCCACCACCAATGGCCCCCATCTTCTTTCTCCCATCCATTGACCTCAGCCCCATGGCCCGGCTAGCAGTCGTGGCCCCACAAACTTCCGCCATCTTGAAGTCACGCCCGTCAATTTCCAACGCATCAGCGCACGAAAACAGGAACGGTGCGATGGAAGTATAGGTGGAGGCAGAGGAGGAAGTATGGGAGGAGGCGGAGAAGGAAGATGCGGAGGAGAAAGAGCTGCACAAGAAACGGTGGTTGGTCTgtgacgagagagagagagagactttcATTTCAGTTTTGCTTTTGTTCATTATATGGAGACCCGTAAATTTACTGATTTAATCCATCTAGGATCCGCGTACTAACCCGAATAGGAGGTGAAAGTATGGAATTGGAATTGTAATTCTTAGGTCTTGCCAAAGAATTAAATTTGTGGAATTGATGGCCCATagaattcgaattgaattctAATTCTCTCGCACTGGTAGCGTCCAAACCGAAGATTTGGAAACGGTGCTCCAATTCTAATTCTAAGCCTCCAATTCTGTGGGAACCAAACACACCCTGAATGTATTTCCGATTCAAGATGCAAATTGGTTCAAAAGGTTTAATtcgatcaatttttttttaaaaatttttaatttattatctaaattAGATGactttaaaatttaaaagaaaaaggaaattttagaatgaactaattttttttttttggaaaaaaatttagaatgaaccAATTCGAAAGTCCGTTTTTACCGATTTTGACCTGTTCAATTAGGTTTTGGCTAACTAATTACATCTAAAGTAGTTAGCCACCGcatgaaaaattcaaattttatcttCTATCAAAGTTGCCACTTAATGTGACTTCTTTTATATCCTATGGGTTGGTGGTTCACTTCCCGTCGATTCCTTATGATCTTGTTGGGTCACCAATGACAattcacaaaaaagaaaaaaaatttagatttttGACTGATTCAgttgatttttgactttattaATGAACTAGAATAGTGTCACGATCAATTTGTCATTCAATCGATCAAACCAGCCggtttgatttaatttttcaaaacacTGGATTTACCTTGCTGGAATTCTCCATAGATTGCTGAAagaatttcagatttttgtgattttgtaTTACTAGAGTTCTTCTTGCTTTGCCTCTGTCTCGATTGTTCGAACAACATAACAAGAAAACGAGAGAAAGATCTTCTGATGTATTTTTTTATAAAGAGGCAATTCGAAGATTTTGCAAGCAACTGCTAATTTAGACGTGTTCCATTCAAACTTCACTTTAACAAACTCCATGAGGAGCTATTATATAGATTTCCAAGTTAGAGAGAGTGAAAGTTAACGTTCGACAAAGCACAAGTGGCTGATTAACGCAAGCAGAAACCAGCACAAGttcttatttgttaaaaaaaaaaaaccacaagtGGAAAAAGCTTTTTGAAGTAAAAGAAATGCCACAAA
Encoded proteins:
- the LOC113715682 gene encoding uncharacterized protein yields the protein MPSTPSPSEDKYLHDLLQLARPFLRGELENVDKNLPSLVSVLRSVGAGECWHKHGSFLEHLVDIYRILKLWKAPDAVCLCGLFHSAYSNSYVNLAIFDPSTGRDVVRSHVGEAAERLIHMFCIVPRQPLIHDDLLFHYNDQELVEHLKFSEISLRNAKEKDLFNEDESWRRKLNSVLPADGVVVKHIKTGEEVPVSRRLVAVFLLMTMADFSDQLFCFQDVLFENSNGRLEFSGNNFYGLWPGDGKPGLWLNSISRMGALYTLIVREEEIILEQRRRNNGGVIVLADDRDEELELVIPPVFENCTRVLDAEEQKIGRELYWEAVCEAEKVGLQRAVELLIRAIEKNPFVGEPHVVLGQIYLSKGKFEEGEKEAEKGLRMILEWGSPWDKRMTWEGWVAWARVLVMKGKEKSWPNTSWGILNLGLVK